The DNA region ataCATATTCACAATATCATGAGTTTCATTCTTAAGGTGGGTATATAAGTGAACTAGGCCCATAACCATTACCCAGTGTTTCCCCTTAATTACATATCTACAGTTagataaaaaaaactgaaatatacattcaagcaaaataaaattgtattcagCAATTATGTaaagaaaatttctaatatttaatactgtaGATTATTAAACCAATAGCTAAAAATTTTGGTACAGTAGCTgctatttaatacattaacaaAAACAGTATTCAATATAGTTAcggacaattaataataaataagttatctGTGACCAGTAAAATCGTGTTCCTGTATTAACTTACatcataacaataaaaaaaattacaaattctatttaaaacaagatctgtaaagaaacaatttttaagattaattaatttctataggAACTAGTTTCATCATCAGagtttatttgaattgtaCTGCATCAatcttaaaaactattaatttaagtaagaaataattattgtccAGTGatctaatataaaagtaaaaaacttaAACGAGCAACTGTGCGGTTAATTTGGatccttaaaaatatgtttaagatCGTGTTCGTAAAAAGCAATCAGCGACATAATTGCAACGCCCAATATTAAACCGCTTAGATGTAGAATGCATTGTGTAACGTTGCTTTCGTCTTCGTGGGCGGAGCTTAACTCCGGGATCATGTCCACCAAGGCAATGTATAGGAACATTCCTGCTGCAGCGGCAAATACCCATGAACTTGCAGACGCTGTGTTTCCTGAACCgaaacatacatatatatttaattaaatgtaaatgcaCAGGATGTGACATCGCTTACCCAGCCAAACGCCAAAGCAATTGCCGAGAACACACAAAGCACTTgaaagtaaattgtaaaatactgCCTGTTTTATCGTCATGCCCGCCTTCAAGAGCATAGCAAAGTCTCCCAATTCGTGTGGCAACTCATGGCAAAACACCGCAACAGTCGTAGAAAAACCTCCAGCCAAACTGCCAGAGAAGGCAGCACCTATAGCCATACCATCCGTGAAGTTGTGAAGGCCATCCCCTAAAATTCAAGTATAAGCTACCTGCTCCTATCTTAACTTTAAATTGCCATTGATTTACCCATGATTACCATCCAAGCTACTGCTGAAAAGTTTTGGGGGGCTGCGTGTACGTGACCGTGCGCGTGTGAATGTCCATGATGCGACGACTCGTGCTCTCGCAAGATTACCACTTGATGATCGTCACGTTTGCTCACTCCACTGCCTGGCAGCATCTTGTTGGATTCAGTACATACCGCGTTCTCTGAGGTACATTGTGTCAAATTCTGATTGGTTTCGAGTTTATCACTGTTACCTGAAGTCGATTTTTTGAACGATTGTCCATCAGAATTTGAACCCATATCCACTAGCGTCGTCGCCGTCTTGTCACCGTCACAGTATTTTTCTGaatcaaatttttgtataatatcatTGTTAATTGGTACATTCTATTACTTACTTGTGTCTTGCATAATATCTTGAAAACAGTATGGTATTGAATTATACTTGTCCATACATGTTTCATTGACTACCCTCACGTGGGAATGGAcctggatttaaatgtaaattaataattatattatcaaaatgaaattattatgtacCATTCTCCTTTGCTTTCGTTTGCGCCATTTTCCTACAAGCAAAATAACCCTTTCCATAACAAAAAAGAAGGTTAAACCCATCATTGCAACGAATCCCTTCCACATGTTCTCATCGTCAGAACTAGTATGGTGATCACCATGTTCATGACCCGAGCTCATTGCGTGGGGCAAGAGGTGAAGCAGAGCATCTCCTGCCAATGTTCCCACTGCCAGCGCCACCAGAAATTGGATCAATGGTTTGTAAAACCTAAAATACCACTATGGAAATGAATAATTCCACAGTAGTggtgaacattttaaacagcCTATTCCCGTGTACCATTTACCTTTTTTGCATAAGGGGTATGACGACAAGCGCAAGCAGTCCGCAAGCGCTTATTACTATCACAGCCAATATGGAGTAGAGCCATATAAAACCACTGACCGCCGGCCGATCGTGATCGTGGCCGTGATCATCGTGGTAGTCATCTCCGCAGCCTGGTACCAACATGCTGTACAGCAAAGCTGGGCAGGTATTGATAAATGCGTCGACGCCGATAACGTTTGAATTTGTACCGTCGCCGGCGGATAAAGCCAACTTGTTTAACACTGGTCCATCCAAACACTGAAAATGAAATTGGTTTTATGATTATGGAGAGTGTTTTACTTGGTTGTTTGGCAGTTTTTGTCAGACGAAGTGAATTCAACAGGAAAATAATGTACACCCTTATTAGTCTTGCTGGACTATgctttgtttaaaaatgaaatcccCATTTCCCCATCCCCGTTTTTGACCA from Aethina tumida isolate Nest 87 chromosome 1, icAetTumi1.1, whole genome shotgun sequence includes:
- the LOC109595839 gene encoding zinc transporter foi isoform X1 → MVEMARHVISVCIFCFICATHTPCASHGTMEHEQTRIGRAYHDSHNSPAVEDLRAGAPRTRIKVEDGARHHHHEDDLTAFHKDTRRKRHDKADNEPSDVFVRKIFSKFGDGDRLTVAEFERLVQKLNLSQVISDNWSDNGHTHEIEEVPVANGTNNATTKNNTCLDGPVLNKLALSAGDGTNSNVIGVDAFINTCPALLYSMLVPGCGDDYHDDHGHDHDRPAVSGFIWLYSILAVIVISACGLLALVVIPLMQKRFYKPLIQFLVALAVGTLAGDALLHLLPHAMSSGHEHGDHHTSSDDENMWKGFVAMMGLTFFFVMERVILLVGKWRKRKQRRMVHSHVRVVNETCMDKYNSIPYCFQDIMQDTKKYCDGDKTATTLVDMGSNSDGQSFKKSTSGNSDKLETNQNLTQCTSENAVCTESNKMLPGSGVSKRDDHQVVILREHESSHHGHSHAHGHVHAAPQNFSAVAWMVIMGDGLHNFTDGMAIGAAFSGSLAGGFSTTVAVFCHELPHELGDFAMLLKAGMTIKQAVFYNLLSSALCVLGNCFGVWLGNTASASSWVFAAAAGMFLYIALVDMIPELSSAHEDESNVTQCILHLSGLILGVAIMSLIAFYEHDLKHIFKDPN
- the LOC109595839 gene encoding zinc transporter foi isoform X2 yields the protein MVEMARHVISVCIFCFICATHTPCASHGTMEHEQTRIGRAYHDSHNSPAVEDLRAGAPRTRIKVEDGARHHHHEDDLTAFHKDTRRKRHDKADNEPSDVFVRKIFSKFGDGDRLTVAEFERLVQKLNLSQVISDNWSDNGHTHEIEEVPVANGTNNATTKNNTCLDGPVLNKLALSAGDGTNSNVIGVDAFINTCPALLYSMLVPGCGDDYHDDHGHDHDRPAVSGFIWLYSILAVIVISACGLLALVVIPLMQKRFYKPLIQFLVALAVGTLAGDALLHLLPHAMSSGHEHGDHHTSSDDENMWKGFVAMMGLTFFFVMERVILLVGKWRKRKQRRMVHSHVRVVNETCMDKYNSIPYCFQDIMQDTKKYCDGDKTATTLVDMGSNSDGQSFKKSTSENAVCTESNKMLPGSGVSKRDDHQVVILREHESSHHGHSHAHGHVHAAPQNFSAVAWMVIMGDGLHNFTDGMAIGAAFSGSLAGGFSTTVAVFCHELPHELGDFAMLLKAGMTIKQAVFYNLLSSALCVLGNCFGVWLGNTASASSWVFAAAAGMFLYIALVDMIPELSSAHEDESNVTQCILHLSGLILGVAIMSLIAFYEHDLKHIFKDPN